In the Gallaecimonas xiamenensis 3-C-1 genome, one interval contains:
- a CDS encoding HD-GYP domain-containing protein, with amino-acid sequence MSDKAVCIDISALQIGDFVVRIEESSGFRLKQPGHIHSAQSLAALKQAGVKSLWIDPDRRLVPKDEAPQEASQKDGIDQSVARSRHLYLKARDLMADFYQLVADGGLPDVAQAQHYASSFVDGALKHPTTMSCLTRIREKDAYLMEHSLNVCILMSLFANHLGVERELIDKLALGALLHDLGKVKVPEQILMKPGKLTEEEFEVMKTHVVHSAAILAEEPDLPPEVMDVVANHHERMDGNGYPAGKDGSQLSQWARMITIVDVYDALTAERCYKAAMAPTKALKLMMDLAGSHFDRALVQQFIRCMGVYPVGSLVRLKSNRLAVVVALNPKQPLRPRVKVVFSAESQRHLPVVELDLARSNDSVEAVEDPENWGLDPGRYLDS; translated from the coding sequence ATGTCTGATAAGGCAGTTTGTATCGACATCAGCGCATTGCAGATCGGTGATTTTGTGGTGCGTATCGAAGAAAGCAGCGGTTTTCGCCTCAAGCAACCCGGCCATATCCACAGTGCCCAGTCCCTGGCTGCCTTGAAGCAGGCCGGGGTCAAGAGCCTTTGGATCGACCCGGACCGGCGACTGGTACCCAAGGACGAAGCCCCACAGGAGGCCTCCCAGAAAGACGGCATTGACCAGTCTGTGGCCCGCTCGCGCCATCTTTATCTCAAAGCCCGGGATCTGATGGCCGACTTTTACCAGTTGGTGGCCGATGGGGGTCTGCCGGATGTGGCACAGGCCCAACACTATGCATCCAGCTTTGTGGACGGCGCCTTAAAGCACCCCACCACCATGTCCTGCCTGACCCGCATTCGCGAGAAAGACGCCTACCTGATGGAGCATTCCCTCAACGTCTGCATCCTGATGTCGCTGTTTGCCAACCACCTTGGGGTGGAGCGGGAGCTGATCGACAAGCTGGCCCTGGGGGCGCTGCTGCACGACCTGGGCAAGGTCAAGGTGCCCGAACAGATCCTGATGAAGCCGGGTAAGCTCACCGAAGAGGAATTCGAGGTGATGAAGACCCACGTGGTGCATTCGGCCGCCATCCTGGCCGAAGAACCCGACCTGCCCCCGGAAGTGATGGACGTGGTGGCCAACCACCATGAACGTATGGACGGCAACGGCTATCCGGCCGGTAAGGACGGCAGCCAGCTGTCCCAGTGGGCGCGGATGATCACCATAGTGGATGTGTATGACGCCCTGACTGCCGAGCGTTGCTACAAGGCCGCCATGGCTCCCACCAAGGCCTTGAAATTGATGATGGACTTGGCCGGCAGCCACTTCGATCGGGCCCTGGTGCAGCAGTTTATCCGCTGCATGGGGGTTTATCCGGTGGGCAGCCTGGTGCGCCTCAAGTCCAACCGGCTGGCGGTGGTGGTGGCCCTCAATCCCAAGCAGCCCCTCAGGCCCAGGGTCAAGGTGGTGTTCAGTGCCGAGAGCCAGCGCCACCTGCCGGTGGTAGAACTGGATCTGGCCCGCAGCAACGACAGCGTCGAGGCGGTGGAAGATCCAGAAAACTGGGGCCTGGACCCTGGTCGCTATCTGGACAGCTGA
- a CDS encoding GMC family oxidoreductase, with product MITDPIAQGIQGGWQVHGGQALQEQTLSFDVIIVGSGAGGGVSAEALVKAGRKVALVEMGPLKSSNDFNMDEAQAYGDLYQDNALRQSSDGAISILQGRAVGGSTLVNWTSSFRTPPQTLAHWQRLGVDLGDMAPWFAKMEARLNIQPWTVPPNANNAALARGCQALGLHHGTIARNVFGCWNLGYCGMGCPTNAKQSMLVTTIKEALAGGLTLFHSCPVEQLLVEKGQVRGLKAGRLTLLADKVVLCAGAIGTPALLLRSGLEDDAGRTGAGTCLHPVVMSFAQFDDKVEPYLGAPQSVYSDHFQWLEPEQGFKMEALPLHPMITSALLRRRGPDLKALLSQLPYTNGLIALVRDGFSAALPGGRVSLDADGQPQLDYPLNDALFDLFATALKTMMRVQIAAGARRLMPLHLDAEPWTADEALAKLDNLPMVAQRLAISSAHVMGGCAMGTSPESGVCDTQGRHYGVKGLLVNDGSLFPTSIGANPQLSIYALAARNLNLWLEKGYV from the coding sequence ATGATTACTGACCCCATAGCCCAAGGTATCCAGGGCGGCTGGCAGGTGCACGGCGGCCAGGCCCTGCAAGAACAGACCCTGTCTTTTGACGTCATCATAGTGGGCTCGGGGGCCGGCGGCGGTGTCAGTGCCGAGGCCCTGGTAAAGGCCGGGCGCAAGGTGGCACTGGTGGAAATGGGGCCCTTGAAGTCCTCCAACGATTTCAACATGGACGAGGCCCAGGCCTATGGCGACCTTTACCAGGACAATGCCCTGCGCCAGAGCAGTGACGGCGCCATCAGCATATTGCAGGGCAGGGCGGTGGGCGGCTCTACCCTGGTCAACTGGACCTCGAGCTTTCGCACCCCGCCCCAAACCCTGGCCCATTGGCAACGCCTGGGGGTGGACCTTGGGGACATGGCCCCCTGGTTTGCCAAGATGGAGGCCAGACTCAATATCCAACCCTGGACAGTGCCCCCCAACGCCAACAACGCCGCCCTGGCCAGGGGCTGCCAGGCCCTTGGCCTGCACCATGGCACCATAGCCCGCAATGTATTCGGCTGCTGGAACCTGGGCTATTGCGGTATGGGCTGTCCCACCAATGCCAAGCAGTCGATGCTGGTCACCACCATCAAAGAGGCCCTGGCCGGGGGCCTGACCCTTTTCCACAGTTGCCCGGTGGAGCAACTGCTGGTGGAAAAGGGCCAGGTGCGTGGCCTGAAGGCCGGCAGGCTGACCCTGCTGGCGGACAAGGTGGTGCTTTGCGCCGGGGCCATAGGTACACCGGCATTGTTGCTGCGCTCTGGCCTGGAAGATGACGCCGGGCGCACCGGTGCCGGCACCTGCCTGCACCCTGTGGTAATGAGCTTTGCCCAGTTCGACGACAAGGTGGAGCCCTACCTCGGCGCCCCCCAGTCGGTGTACAGCGACCACTTCCAATGGTTGGAACCGGAGCAGGGTTTCAAGATGGAAGCCCTGCCCCTGCATCCGATGATCACCAGCGCCCTGTTGCGCCGACGTGGCCCCGACCTTAAGGCACTGCTAAGCCAGCTGCCTTATACCAACGGCCTTATCGCCCTGGTCAGGGACGGCTTTTCGGCGGCACTGCCGGGAGGCCGGGTCAGCCTGGACGCCGACGGCCAGCCACAACTTGACTATCCTCTCAATGACGCACTTTTTGACTTGTTTGCGACAGCTCTCAAGACCATGATGCGCGTACAAATTGCAGCCGGTGCCCGGCGCCTGATGCCCCTGCATCTGGACGCCGAACCCTGGACGGCCGACGAGGCCCTGGCCAAGCTGGATAACTTGCCCATGGTGGCCCAGCGCCTGGCCATTTCCAGCGCCCATGTGATGGGCGGCTGTGCCATGGGAACCAGCCCCGAGAGCGGGGTCTGCGATACCCAAGGAAGGCATTACGGGGTCAAGGGCTTGCTGGTTAATGACGGCAGCCTTTTCCCCACCAGTATCGGTGCCAACCCCCAGCTGAGCATCTATGCCCTGGCGGCCCGTAATCTCAATCTCTGGCTAGAGAAGGGGTATGTCTGA
- a CDS encoding coniferyl aldehyde dehydrogenase — MSGKVAAFPKAQEDSQALQAMLAQARSGFDADPLPSFKTRRQWLGTLKAMLLDNQDALANAIDQDFGGRARQESYLGELMPAVEGINHHLKQMRLWLQSERRQVGLSLWPAKAWVDYHPLGVVGIMVPWNYPLFLAIGPVTAALAAGNRALIKASEHTPRTSALLAKLVGQYFSPKVLQVVEGDAKVAAAFSRLPFDHLLFTGSTAVGHLVMRAAAENLTPVTLELGGKSPALIAPDMPLDLAVERILFGKCFNAGQTCVAPDYVLVPKGQGQAFIDKMQAGFAKRYPNWQDSPDYSSIINSGQYSRLCGYLDEVAQRGLAVSQSTPGRQDGRRRLGLHLVLDPPQDLALMRDEIFGPLLPVIQYDNLDQAVEFIKSRPKPLAFYPFSFHRKTQERLLQQVHAGGVCINDTLLHVAAGDLPFGGIGPSGMGHYHGREGVLTFSKTRPVLQKGRLSSSSLIYPPYRLGLLRWLYRLLLR; from the coding sequence ATGTCCGGCAAAGTAGCAGCCTTTCCCAAGGCACAGGAAGACTCCCAGGCGCTGCAGGCCATGTTGGCACAGGCCCGAAGCGGCTTCGACGCCGATCCCCTGCCGTCCTTTAAAACAAGGCGCCAGTGGCTGGGTACCCTAAAGGCCATGCTGCTGGACAACCAGGACGCCCTGGCCAACGCCATTGACCAGGATTTTGGCGGCCGGGCCCGCCAGGAAAGCTACCTGGGGGAGCTGATGCCGGCGGTGGAGGGCATCAATCACCACCTCAAGCAGATGCGGCTCTGGCTGCAGAGTGAAAGGCGCCAGGTGGGTTTGTCCTTGTGGCCGGCCAAGGCCTGGGTCGATTACCACCCCCTGGGTGTCGTGGGCATCATGGTGCCCTGGAACTACCCCTTGTTCCTGGCCATAGGGCCTGTCACCGCTGCCCTGGCTGCCGGCAACAGGGCCCTTATCAAGGCGTCGGAGCACACCCCCAGGACATCGGCGCTGTTGGCAAAGCTGGTGGGACAGTACTTTTCACCCAAGGTGCTGCAGGTGGTGGAAGGGGACGCCAAGGTGGCGGCCGCCTTCTCGCGCCTGCCCTTTGACCACCTGCTCTTTACCGGTTCTACCGCCGTTGGCCACCTGGTGATGCGGGCCGCCGCCGAAAACCTGACGCCGGTGACCCTGGAGCTGGGGGGTAAGTCCCCGGCCCTTATTGCCCCGGACATGCCTTTGGACCTGGCGGTGGAACGCATCCTGTTCGGCAAATGCTTCAACGCCGGCCAAACCTGCGTGGCCCCGGACTATGTGCTGGTGCCCAAGGGCCAGGGGCAGGCCTTTATCGACAAGATGCAGGCCGGCTTTGCCAAGCGTTACCCCAACTGGCAAGACAGTCCGGATTATTCGTCCATCATCAACAGCGGCCAGTACAGCCGACTGTGTGGTTACCTGGACGAGGTGGCCCAGCGCGGCCTTGCTGTCAGCCAGAGTACCCCTGGGCGCCAGGATGGCAGGCGCCGCCTCGGCCTGCATCTGGTGCTGGACCCGCCCCAGGACCTGGCCCTGATGCGCGATGAGATCTTTGGGCCGCTGCTGCCGGTTATCCAGTACGACAACCTGGACCAGGCGGTGGAGTTCATCAAAAGCCGGCCCAAGCCCTTGGCCTTCTACCCCTTCAGCTTTCACCGCAAGACCCAGGAGCGGTTGTTGCAGCAGGTCCACGCCGGTGGGGTCTGCATCAACGACACCCTGCTGCATGTGGCGGCCGGTGATCTGCCCTTTGGCGGCATAGGCCCCTCCGGCATGGGCCATTACCATGGCCGCGAAGGGGTACTGACCTTTTCCAAGACAAGGCCGGTGCTGCAAAAGGGGCGACTGTCCAGCAGCAGCCTTATCTACCCGCCTTACCGGCTGGGTTTGCTGCGCTGGCTTTACCGGTTGTTGCTGCGCTGA
- a CDS encoding DUF3293 domain-containing protein — protein sequence MPKTPSRRLAFAIVTAHNPRGKALGEEANHYRDQRLEAELLGAGFHPLPLWGCSPDLKHREKSWAVVMAKTRAVELGLRLEQNAIYWVEQDRLYLVPCLLTEDECCLGRFSERLFDAELGGPGGF from the coding sequence ATGCCTAAAACCCCGTCCAGGCGCTTGGCCTTCGCCATAGTGACCGCCCACAACCCCAGGGGAAAAGCCCTGGGGGAAGAGGCCAATCACTACCGGGACCAGCGCCTGGAGGCGGAACTGCTGGGGGCCGGCTTCCACCCCTTGCCCCTGTGGGGCTGTTCCCCTGACCTAAAGCACAGGGAAAAGTCCTGGGCCGTGGTGATGGCCAAGACCAGGGCGGTGGAACTGGGGTTACGCTTGGAGCAAAACGCCATCTACTGGGTCGAACAAGACAGGCTGTATCTGGTGCCCTGCCTGCTGACCGAGGATGAGTGCTGCCTTGGTCGCTTCTCCGAGCGGCTGTTCGATGCAGAGCTAGGAGGTCCGGGAGGCTTTTAA
- the arcA gene encoding two-component system response regulator ArcA, giving the protein MQTPHILIVEDETVTRTTLKSLFEAEGYAVVEASDGAEMHDVLANHPIDLVIMDINLPGKNGLLLAREIREKKDMGLIFLTGRDNEVDKILGLEIGADDYITKPFNPRELTIRARNLLGRTLSSTKPEEQSEVERYKFNHWVLEVNSRSLVSPKGESFKLPRSEFRALQFFIENPGKILTRAELLKQMTGRELKPHDRTVDVTIRRIRKHFESVPETPEIIATIHGEGYRFCGDIEATETA; this is encoded by the coding sequence ATGCAAACCCCTCATATCCTCATTGTTGAAGACGAAACGGTAACTCGCACTACCCTTAAAAGCCTGTTCGAAGCCGAAGGCTACGCGGTAGTGGAAGCCAGTGACGGCGCCGAGATGCATGATGTATTGGCCAACCACCCTATCGATCTGGTGATCATGGACATCAACCTGCCAGGTAAGAACGGCCTGTTGCTGGCCCGCGAGATCCGCGAAAAAAAGGATATGGGTCTGATCTTCCTGACCGGCCGCGACAATGAAGTAGACAAGATCCTCGGCCTGGAAATTGGTGCCGACGACTACATCACCAAGCCATTCAACCCCCGCGAACTCACCATCCGCGCCCGCAACTTGCTGGGCCGTACCCTCTCTTCCACCAAACCCGAAGAGCAGTCCGAAGTTGAACGCTACAAGTTCAACCACTGGGTGCTGGAAGTGAACAGCCGTTCCCTGGTGAGCCCCAAAGGGGAAAGCTTCAAACTGCCGCGCAGCGAATTCCGCGCCCTGCAGTTCTTTATTGAAAACCCCGGTAAGATCCTGACCCGTGCCGAGCTGCTCAAGCAGATGACCGGCCGCGAGCTCAAGCCCCACGACCGTACCGTGGACGTGACCATCCGCCGTATCCGCAAGCACTTCGAGTCCGTGCCGGAGACACCGGAGATCATCGCCACCATCCACGGCGAAGGCTACCGTTTCTGTGGCGACATCGAAGCCACCGAAACCGCCTGA
- the arcB gene encoding aerobic respiration two-component sensor histidine kinase ArcB: MLMMTAWAQKFVELLTRLGTARFSIALFSLIMLISLVGTSTTDILLHGNVTVYDLLTPLLQTLLTAPWILYFFLEMISQLDASRRHLFQLVEQLEKLREQDRILNESLRDKVEQLNFEIDERKKAEFARQDAIDRLSLEVVERKKTQESLGEQTALLRSFINSSPDMIYFRNEKGIFYGCNKAVEQVTGKKEQELIGLSPFEVYPNDVAMRAIETDKVVFENNQPVTYEQWLQYPDGHKALFEMRKVPFFSASGRRLGLLGFGRDITERKKAADALEKAAREKTQFIATLSHELRTPLNGIVGLARMLRDSSLTEQQRSYINTIYVSAETLGNLFNDIIDLDKADRRRLTIVPDSQDLGAFIKDVGTLAQLMAEQKGLDWQFDCPAQLPAHVMMDATRTRQILWNLLGNAVKFTDQGQVGLKVSIEEAQPKQVTLRFEVTDTGIGIPKAELDKIFAMYYQVESGGKKHATGTGIGLAVSRNLAETMGGKLEVSSREGKGSVFALVLPLPLCEQQQAAAEPGSAKRSLDILLVEDIELNVTVARALLEKLGHKVTVAMYGQAALTACQGHLFDLVLLDIQLPDMTGFEVACALREQPQFAELPIVALTANVIKDKDQYLENGMDDAISKPLSVASVTAIIEEFYGEPGALLASRVAEEDEDKLLDTDILGQFVEAVGAKIMLQSADLFAQQMPDYLKVLESNLMAGDKQEACEMAHKIKGAAAAIGLKRIQQLANHAQHGDAPAWDENIQDWLDEILDNWQSDLALLCDWLQSRS; this comes from the coding sequence ATGCTTATGATGACAGCCTGGGCGCAGAAGTTTGTGGAACTGCTGACCCGTTTGGGGACGGCCCGCTTCAGTATTGCCCTGTTCAGCCTGATCATGCTGATCTCGTTGGTGGGCACCAGTACCACAGACATACTGTTGCATGGCAATGTCACCGTTTATGACCTGCTGACGCCCTTGCTGCAGACCCTGCTGACGGCTCCTTGGATCCTCTACTTCTTTCTGGAAATGATCTCCCAGCTCGACGCCTCCCGCCGTCACCTCTTTCAACTGGTGGAACAGCTGGAAAAGCTGCGCGAGCAGGACCGTATCCTCAACGAGAGCCTGCGGGACAAGGTAGAACAGCTCAACTTCGAGATAGACGAGCGTAAAAAGGCCGAGTTCGCCCGTCAAGACGCCATCGACCGTTTGAGCCTGGAAGTGGTGGAGCGCAAGAAGACCCAGGAATCTCTGGGGGAACAGACCGCGTTGCTGCGCTCCTTTATCAACTCCTCCCCGGACATGATTTATTTTCGCAACGAGAAGGGCATCTTCTACGGTTGCAATAAGGCGGTGGAGCAGGTGACCGGCAAGAAGGAACAGGAGCTGATTGGCCTGTCCCCCTTTGAGGTCTACCCCAATGACGTGGCCATGCGCGCCATCGAAACCGACAAGGTGGTGTTCGAGAACAACCAGCCGGTGACCTACGAGCAGTGGCTGCAATACCCGGACGGCCACAAGGCGCTGTTCGAGATGCGCAAGGTGCCCTTCTTTTCCGCTTCGGGGCGGCGCCTTGGCCTGCTGGGCTTTGGCCGCGACATCACCGAGCGTAAGAAGGCGGCGGACGCCCTGGAAAAGGCCGCCCGGGAAAAAACCCAGTTTATCGCCACCCTCAGCCACGAGCTGCGCACCCCCCTTAACGGCATAGTGGGGCTGGCGCGGATGCTAAGGGACAGCAGCCTCACCGAGCAGCAGCGCTCCTACATCAACACTATCTATGTGTCCGCCGAGACCCTGGGTAACCTCTTTAACGACATTATCGACCTGGACAAGGCCGATAGGCGCCGCCTGACCATAGTGCCGGACTCCCAGGATCTGGGGGCTTTTATCAAGGACGTTGGCACCCTGGCCCAGCTGATGGCCGAGCAAAAGGGCCTGGACTGGCAGTTCGATTGCCCGGCCCAGTTGCCTGCCCACGTGATGATGGACGCCACCCGTACCCGCCAGATCCTCTGGAACCTGCTGGGCAACGCCGTCAAGTTCACCGACCAGGGCCAGGTGGGCCTGAAGGTCAGCATCGAAGAGGCTCAGCCCAAGCAGGTGACCCTGCGCTTCGAAGTCACCGACACCGGTATCGGCATTCCCAAGGCGGAGCTGGATAAGATTTTTGCCATGTATTACCAGGTGGAGTCCGGCGGCAAGAAGCACGCCACCGGCACCGGTATCGGCCTGGCGGTCAGCCGCAACCTGGCCGAAACCATGGGTGGCAAGCTGGAAGTGAGTTCAAGGGAAGGCAAGGGCTCGGTTTTCGCCCTGGTGCTGCCGTTGCCCCTTTGCGAGCAGCAGCAAGCCGCAGCGGAGCCGGGCAGCGCCAAGCGCAGCCTGGATATCCTGCTGGTGGAAGACATCGAGCTGAATGTCACCGTGGCCAGGGCCCTGCTGGAAAAGCTGGGCCACAAGGTGACGGTGGCCATGTATGGGCAGGCAGCCCTCACCGCCTGCCAGGGGCACCTTTTCGACCTGGTGCTGCTGGATATCCAGCTGCCGGACATGACCGGCTTCGAGGTGGCCTGCGCCCTGCGTGAGCAGCCCCAGTTTGCCGAGCTGCCCATAGTGGCCCTGACCGCCAACGTCATCAAAGACAAGGACCAGTACCTGGAAAACGGCATGGACGACGCCATCTCCAAGCCATTGTCGGTGGCCTCGGTCACCGCCATCATCGAGGAATTCTACGGCGAGCCGGGGGCGCTGCTGGCCAGCAGGGTTGCCGAGGAAGACGAGGACAAACTTCTGGACACCGACATCCTCGGCCAGTTCGTGGAGGCGGTGGGGGCCAAGATCATGCTCCAGTCCGCCGACCTTTTTGCTCAGCAGATGCCGGACTACCTCAAGGTGCTGGAGTCCAACCTGATGGCCGGCGACAAGCAGGAAGCCTGCGAGATGGCCCACAAGATCAAGGGGGCCGCCGCCGCCATTGGCCTTAAGCGTATCCAGCAGCTGGCCAACCACGCCCAGCACGGGGACGCCCCGGCCTGGGACGAGAACATCCAGGACTGGCTGGACGAGATCCTCGACAACTGGCAGTCGGACCTGGCTCTGCTCTGCGACTGGCTGCAAAGCCGCAGCTAG
- the folE2 gene encoding GTP cyclohydrolase FolE2, whose translation MPSSLPDVARQQDPCYRPLDQVGMSGLALPLHLDGALVLAKADVSVNLGQAGTKGIHMSRLHLALEALSEQLLYGVKPLHHCLDQCVNSQQGSADSARLRLAFDYPLRRPSLVSGHRGWKAYPIALEAELAKGRFRAWLQLTLPYSSTCPCSAALARQLVAADFAQQFPGSLDKEAVLAWLQSPEGVAATPHSQRSEAQITVSLGDNLPIAPLIDLLESALKTPVQTLVKREDEQAFARLNGRHPLFVEDAARTLAQTLEQSPFGGDFRVRVVHKESLHAHDAVAEISQGLPDG comes from the coding sequence ATGCCCAGTTCTCTTCCCGACGTGGCCCGCCAACAAGACCCTTGCTACCGCCCCCTGGACCAGGTGGGCATGAGTGGCCTGGCTCTACCCCTGCACCTGGACGGCGCCCTGGTATTGGCCAAGGCTGACGTCAGCGTCAACCTCGGCCAGGCCGGTACCAAGGGCATTCACATGTCCAGGTTGCACCTGGCGCTGGAGGCCTTGTCGGAGCAGCTCTTATACGGGGTAAAGCCCCTGCACCACTGCCTTGACCAATGCGTCAACTCCCAGCAGGGCAGCGCCGACAGCGCCCGGCTGCGCCTGGCCTTTGACTACCCCTTGCGCCGCCCTTCCCTGGTCAGCGGCCACCGGGGCTGGAAGGCCTACCCGATCGCACTGGAGGCAGAGCTGGCCAAGGGCCGTTTCCGGGCCTGGCTGCAACTCACCCTGCCCTATTCCTCCACCTGCCCCTGCTCGGCGGCCCTGGCCCGGCAACTGGTGGCGGCGGACTTTGCCCAGCAGTTTCCCGGCTCCCTGGACAAAGAAGCGGTGCTGGCCTGGTTGCAAAGCCCGGAGGGGGTGGCCGCCACGCCCCACAGCCAGCGCTCCGAGGCCCAGATAACGGTTAGCCTGGGGGACAACCTGCCCATAGCGCCCCTTATCGACCTGCTGGAGTCGGCCCTCAAGACCCCGGTCCAGACCCTGGTCAAACGGGAGGACGAACAGGCCTTTGCCCGCCTCAACGGCCGCCATCCCCTGTTCGTGGAAGACGCCGCCCGCACCCTGGCACAAACCCTGGAGCAGAGCCCCTTTGGCGGGGATTTTCGGGTGCGGGTGGTGCATAAGGAGTCCCTGCACGCCCACGACGCCGTTGCAGAAATTTCACAGGGCCTTCCGGACGGCTAA